The genomic region TTTTAGCTCCACTAGCGGACTAGTCTGTCCTTGTCCTTTACAATGAAAATCATAAACCTTTTTTCATCTATAAAAGACTTGTATTGAGATTGACTTTATATGCGTTAAAGTTTGGCTGCACCTATACCTTAAAGTGCACATGCCAGACTTAAACCAGAATTTACTGCATATTTTAGAGCTCAACGGTCTCTACAATGTATGTAGAAATCACTGGTAACAAAAGCCTATGTGTAAACTATTGCAATTAGTAACATTGTGTAGGCACTgtgtaacttaaggtggccatacacggatagatccgctcgtttggcgatgtcgccaaacgagcggatctccctccgatatgcccaccttgaggtgggcaatatcgggctgatccgatcgtgggccctagggcccaacgatcggatcctagcgttcgccaaacgggcggtcggatctcgggaccgcatcaactaacagatgcggccgcgatccgacgggatttttaatcccatccgatcgagatctggccgactttcggccagatctcgatcggggaagcctgtcgggggcccccatacacgggccaataagctgccgacacggtctgtcggcagcttttatcggcccgtgtatggccacctttatacatttttactaatTGCACAGATATCTCTGGAAATTTTCTATATGTAGTTATGCCAGCACTCTAAATCTTTATAACTGCATCAGCTTTTACCCCAGAGTGTAGTGTAAAATGTGAagcaagaaatgttttttttttttttttttttttaaatggacccCAGACCTGGTATACATGTTACGATGATCAGGCAGTAAACGAAAAATCAACCAAACTGGCCAACTAAAAATGTATACCATTGCAGGGCTACCTTCCTGATGTGAGTGGATGTGAAAGAGGGTTGTGGTTAGCCCACACTGCTGCTTATTGTAGCCAAGAGTTATTATACATTCAGGGGTTAAATTCTGAGGAACCGACAGGATGGCAATGACATGCATACTGACAGAAACTGGCAAAGCTTGGGTTAAGCACTTAGAGCTCAAAACAGCCCCATCTGACATTACCTTTGCAAAAGATAGTAGTAATTTAAAAGCAATGCACAAATTAGATAAAGAAAACCTTGCTTTTACTTCTGCACACACAGCTTATTGCTCAGATTGTAAATAGTATAGCACCATTTGTATAGGCAACCTTTAAATATTTACACTTTGTAGAGTAGATTATGTTGGAAAGCTCTTCTTCTTTCTTAATCTGGCACTGCTGTGTAATGTCTGTAATGTTAGAATGTAGAAAATATCAGCAATCATAGTTCTTATTCTGCAGTGTTTTACAGTacaaacccctttaagaaagcaaCAACTATTTTATCATATCCTTGCTGGATGGGCACTCAACCAATTTAAACCTTAAGTCATACAAAATAGAACCTGCAGTGGCACTCTCATatgcaaaagtgaaaaaaagttttaccCCCGAGCTAAACATCCACACAGATTACAAACCATTTTCTGTATGAAACTAACAGTAGActctatgcagaatatttaaagtCCATAAAAAGCCCATGAAAAGTCCATATAGAAGTACTTGTAGGAGTAATTATTACATACATAATATTatgggtcaaatttactaaagggcgaagtggctaacgctagcgaaaatttgccagcatgacgtcattttgccactttgcacatttactaacgggtgctggcataattgctgcagcatacacgtccattgtactttaaagtagaaggaaattcccaaaaaccctcccctgtgttgcccccgctccctcctcccccctggcctacctgtcctgccgggcaaatgcccctaacttgttactcatccgtctgcgcaggtcctgtccaaggagctcacaggcgccatcttctcccaaacAGTCTTCTTCCTTGATCGgcatttttggcgcatgcacagtaggagcatttaccggtacggatctactgcacatgcgccacaaGTCACAACGTTTTCCAATTTAACTTTGcaacattcggcgcatgcgcagtagatccgtaccagtaaatgctcctactgtgcatgtgccagaaGATGCCAATTAATCctggaagaagaccgcttgggagaagatggcgcctgtgagctccgtggacaggacctgcgcagagaggtgagtaacaagttaggggcatttgcccggggggacaggtaggccagggtggaggaggtggggggcaacacaggggagggggagggatttttgcacccagggggtttccttctcctttaactgcacgccgtatgctaattaggcatcgctagcataacttcggactgcttatgttatattgtctatatttaactccttttaaaatgttacaaaacttgtctccacccacttttgatgatgtcacttctggtttgcagcaacatcacttcctgatggtggtcggcgggttgtggataaggcagtgggtaaatatgtgggttgcggttAGGGTCGCTTAGAAATTGGTTCAACGCAGGACTCTATCAGAAGGGGCGGGTATTGAACAAACAGGATGGAGACCATGTGCTGGGTAAGGATAATACAATGGTGAGCAGAACTGTTTAATACCTGTGTAATACCTGGGAAAGCATTCATATTGTAAGTCAAACcgatgctcagatttggggaacTCCTGATGACACAGGCCTGTAGTCAAGACAAAcatcagaaaaatatatacaggtatggaacctgttatctgtTAGATCAAGTACCAGGGTCGGAATGGGGGGCCCACCTTGGCTACTGTCTCTGGGTCCCCCACCAACCCCCTGCCCATACCACAAAGCCTACTCTGGGGCCACACGTGCACACCCACCACCCCCAGCGTGTGCATGCAAGCTCGCTCATAACTTAAGTTTCGTGACAAGGAGGAGTAGGTTCAGGACAGCAGTGACAGGGTGCGTGTCTGGGCCAGCGGGGTccacaagagccagggcccactgggttttttaccagtgtcccaccggcccaatccaaccctgcaaggtactattttattattacagagtaaaaggaaatcatttttaaaaagagggttttttgttttacctgtaaaatccttttctcttctaaTCGAAAGGGTGGCACTGGAGGGTGGATAGGACACTAAAAGGAACAAGAGCTTTGACAGCCCTCCCAGGGGGCCAGTCCACCTATCCCAGCAGGCTACACTCCATCCAGGAGGCTGTCGTTCCCCAGAACAACCATTTATAACTATAGACTAAAAAAACTTCAGGAAGTGGAGGTTTTGTCACTGGATGGCAAAACCAGGCAGGTCTCTTCCCTTTTCCTCTAAAGGAAGGGGTCTTCACTAAATACTAAGTCTTTGCTTTGATTACCCAGTCTGATAGCCCTTCCTCTGtatgaagaattttttttgggttccaGACAGCCCATGGGGAAAGAAAAAATACTGGCTTGAATCTGTACACATAGTCCCTGGGCATGTAGCCTAGAGATAGCAGATGAGCCCTGCATATGCTGTTTCGGATCAGGAGGATGAAGGGGTTAACCCTGCAGACGCTGTGCCAGAACAGAGAAGGATCTAAGTGGAGTCCTGGAGTGGAGGAAATGGACATGTGTCCAGACAGTGTACAGTCCTGCGTGAGCTGTACTGAATCCAACACAAGAGAAGTGGCGCGAAGAAGGAGGAGCTGTGCAGGTGCCAACTGTGACCAGTGGCAGCTGTGGTGGGAGCCTGGAGAACCAAGCCATAACTCCTGGCTCCACTCCCTGTAGAGCACAGGGGACTGAGCCAAAGCTCCTGCCCCTGACAGTTGCCCTGTGTTACGCGGCTGAACCTGAATTTCTGTCCAGGGAACCTGTAAAGTAAAAAGAGAAAatcaataataaatcaataataaataaataaaaatgaagtataAAAACTCCCCTAGGGGAGTAGTGTCCACCTCCCTTGAGGACATTAAAAGAACTTGTTGAGGGTGTAGCCTGCTGGGATAGGTGGGCTTGCCGCCTGGGAGGGCTGTGGAAGCTCTTGTTTATTTTAGTCCTATCATCCCGGAAGGTGATATTaaccctccagtgcctgtgtccccctgagacgagaGAGatcaattttgtttattttgatataatggagtccatggcaCACAAACcttacggagctttctggataacaggtttcccatacctgtacaagtccAGGGCAGTTGTCTGATAGCAGCACTGGGGTTCTAATTTCAGTTCTGGCACTGTTCTACCTGTGTCTGTCTGGGTTTGCAATATGTGCTCCAGTTTCTACCAAAACCATACAAGTAGTTTCATTGGCTCGTGATGAAACTGACATCAGAAGCATTTAGGCCCTAAGCTCCTATCAGGCTCTGTCTGGCCTCTTCACCCTCCCACTGCTGGTTCAGTGCAGCAGCTTTCCTGAGCTTCCTGTATTCACAGTGAGGAACATGCTGACTCGAGTGGCCCGGATTTCTCCTTTGCTCCAAAGCTCTGGGCCCTGCTCTGGATACCCGTCACTGCTGTTATGTAGGTAAGGAGCTGTGTGGCTCAGCTTCATTTTTCTATTGGCTTTGTGGTTAATGTAAAATGGTTGTTTGTCCTTACTAGTCGCCTGAAGGAGAAAGCAGTCCATTAGCCTTGCAGTGCAGGAGCAGGTGTACAGTCGAAATTCACCTGTCAAACAGACTGCAGCAGCTCTCTCTTAGGTGTGGATTGCACTCAGTGAATGTGTGTTTCTCTCCAATGCAATAGTTATGTACtgacatttaataaatgcaaGATGTTGAGCTTCTctagtataatgtataatgatttatttgctgtttttgactGCAGGGTGTCGCCAGTGTACGGGTTTTAACCCTTTCTGTTCTCGCTGACTTTTCTTTACATTATCACTAGAACTAGCAAAGTACCGTCTTGCAGCAAAGTATTGCTGTGTACTCAGTCTGGTGCCTGTTGAGCAATTCTAACATTTATGGAGTCTGCAGAGCTACCAGATTTCTGTGGTGTTTTACAAGCCTCTGTTAAAAGAATGTTTAATTTTATGCAGAATGATGTAGACCTTGTTACCTGCCCCCTCTGTTAATAGGTTCCCAGTGCCTGTTGTTGTCAGAGGAAAATATGTATAAAGGTCATGTTTGTTTGAGCTCAATGACTGGAAATGTCTGCACCTACTCTTCAGTGCATGAAAAAGCATTTTGGTTTGAACCTGTGTAAACTCTCATACTTTGTTTCCAGATACTATTAAATCATAATTTGCACTGTAATAATATCTTTAGGAAACAGGTTCAAAGTAATCACTCtgattatgtgtatataaatatcaaCACTAGCAGTCGAATTTCGGCAATAAGTCTTTTGCAGAGATTTTTCATTAACCAACATCACAaaaaccaaacacacacacacacacacactggttgtacattttttttaattcctctcTTTTAATTTAGATATGGCTCAGATTCGAAGGATAGCAGTTGGCTTCGCTCTCTCTTCGTGCGAAAGGTAGATCCTCGCAAAGATGCACATTCCACTTTATTGTCCAAGAAGGAGACGAGTGGTCTCTACAAGATACAGTGTGGGTACCTAATGAAAACTGTGGTTGTActaagggaaaataaaataatagttatTACTTCATTGTACAAATGGGTACATAAATGAGAGCTGGTAAGAAAGGCTCACAACTAATTACTAGTCAGTAATTTTTGTCCaccataatgaaaaaaacacatgcaatattttaaatgtaaaatacaacttGATccagtattaaaatgtatttaataaatgcttaaaggaaacAGTCCTAATTGCAATGACACATTGTGCTATTTGTTGCAGGTAGTATACCCCATAACCTGCCATaggcaatagtgatgtgcgggccggcctgacctgcgggtcgggcgggttcaggccgacctcgcactcttcttCGCAGGTAGTGGGCGGGTCAGGGTTGAGATCTTCTCTTGCTCTTCCCGCCCTCCACCTTGCACTgccgggttcttcttttatagacgctacGCCTGTCTATGCgcaagtctataaaaggaagccggTAGGCAGGTGCAGAAGGGCGCGTGGAAGGAGGGCGAGTTCAGGCGGGTGTGGGTCGGAAAAATAGAGGTTTATCTCTGCCAAAACACTCAATGTGTAATTGCTCAAAAAAGCCTTTGCATGCATATTTGTGTGATTACGcgatttgagtgttttagcagagacaatacTCTATTGTCGATGGCAGGGTATTCCGGTGTTTAGTACCCACATCAAATAGCACTGTGTGCCCTACATATTAGTAACAGTTAAACTGACTGAATTGCAATGTGTTATCCGAGCATTTTCATGCTGATATGTGTTCCACGTGTCTGcacataattaataaaatattatagtttCTATTAAGactcaaagttttatttttgttttgctgtactgaacatgttttttccagtctagtctagtctagtctagtctaTCTATggatgtttttacattttctcacATCTCTTTCAGTTCACAATGTAAAGCCTGAATGCTTGGAAGAATATAATAAACTGACGTGAGTATCCTCATTTTCTCTTCTGCTATATTATCATAGAAGAATGACCAACTGATTTGtttacatttcagtttatttattgCTCACAATCACCATGAcagtccccccccccattactttTGTTCAGAAGAGCAAGTATGTAACCAGGAACCTCTcagtattttttaatagatttactATTACAAACTAGTAGTCACAAATATTGCACAACCACCTTTAATTTACAAAAAGGATACCCTCTAATATATgggatttcattttaaaatatagttaTGTCTAGTTTCAGCCAATATACCTATATACAGGAAAGCAAGATTTCACAGAAAAACATGCAAATTCTTCAAAATAAATCAACAGTAGAGAAGAATTCTATGGTACTTTAACTAACAAATCTTACCTAAAACAGTACAAGTActgtattatgtttattttaatgcaaGTCGAGCTTTAAattttttaaggggaactattaaattaaattaacattGTTTTCATGAACAGTACAAAATCATACCTTAACTGTTGTGTGGCTAGTGTTCAGGTTTAGCTCTCTATTTGTTTCTAAGAGAGGACTTTCTCATAAGACTGTAGTAGAAATGCACGAGAAAAGGTGATCACCTTCTACAGAATGGAGGATTTCCACAGGAAGAAACAAAAGATTCAACTTTAGGGTAATTACACATGGGAGCTACTCAGTGGGTGTATTTCAAAATGCTGAGAATTGCCCCTCTATTCATTGTGATAGTATAGTATATGCATTGACTCTTCCAGCACACTCACCAGACTGGAGATTATCACTTGAAAATGCCCCCTGCCTCATTTCTGCGCAATAATTACCTGGCCTGTGCATTCACTGGCAAGGTTCAGATGATTACCATTAAAGTCAGTGGAGGGGCAATTCCAAACATTTTGGCGCCCATCAAACTGGAAATCATATACGGGGCAAAACTATGGGACTCgtactgtacagtatgtaatattTTAAGTTGTTAAAGGGGGTTCACCTTTACagtaatgtttagtatgttatagaatggctaattctaagcaacttttcaattggccttcattttttcttttttatagtttgtgaattattgtcttcttattctgactgtttccagcttttaaatgagggtcactgaccccatctaaaaaacaaatgctctgtaagctacacatttattgttattgctacttctatttattactcatccttctattcaggcctcttctatttatattacagtttcttattcaaatcaatacatggttggtagggtaagctgggccctagcagccagattgcaaactgcaaagcttctaaataaaaagctaaataactcaaaaaacactataataacactaataaaaaaatgaaaaccaattgcaaattgtctccgaatatcactctctacatcatactagaagttaatttaaaggggaaccacccctttaaggcattgaAACTGGATTGTAAACAAAAGATTTCTGTTTAGTTATATGCTAACAGCAGTATTTTTCTATGCTTTGTGTTAACTCTTTTCCTTGTGAATAATGGCAATGACacttgaggagattagtcgccccacaaTTAATCACATCTAGCACtgactaatctcctctaaatgcTTTCCCAGCGGTGGACATGCAGATCACTGTTgggaaaacaaatgttctgcgACTTCTTTTTAaagtagcctgaagttgcctTTCAAGGAAACTTTGTGCTGAGTAAGTTTCCCCAGCTGCAATTTGCATGTTATCATCTGGGAAAgtatttggaggagattagtcacccactcTAGAGAAGATTAATTTTAGGGCGATTAAACCCCTCATTTGTTATTGCCCTAAGGAGTAAGCTTTGTGTCTCTACATATGCACAGAGAGGAAGTACTACCCAAGCTACATCATGACCCAGATTACCACTGTGATCTAGTGGGTAATTGGAACACATGGTATGGGGAACAGGACCAGGCAGGTAAGCCTTAGTTTGGTCATTACTAATATGATGTTTGGTGCTCTGTGTGTGTTAAAATGCATGTGTCTTTTCAGTTCATTTATGGCGGTTCTCCGGGGGTTACCCAGCATTAATGGATTGTATGAATAAGCTGCGTAATAATAAGGTAATGATGCAGGGGTCATTCCATAAATTACATCTGCCTACGTGACTAACCTTGGTTGTTTAGATATGTACCattggttttaaaggaattgttcagtgaaaaaataaaaattgggtaaataggctgtgcaaaataaaaaatgtctctaatatagttagttaggcaaaaatgtaatgtataaaggctggagtgactggctttctaacataatagccagaacactacttcctgcttttcagctctcttggtttacactgactgctTACCCTggtcagagacttgagggggggggggcacatgggtcatttctgttgcttttgaatctgagttgaatgctgaggatcaattgcaaactcactgaacagatatgtcccagatatgtcccatgtgggcccccttcaagtcactgactaactcagagttagagagctgagaagcaggaagttgtattctgttctgttatattagacatccagtcactccagcctttatacattacatttttgcctaactaactatattaggaacattttttattttgcacagcctatctatttaaaccgtttttattttcacactgaactgttcctttaatggtatTATTCACTTATACATCATTCAGTTCTTACTTTTATTATCTTGTTCACCTTTCTATTCCCTATATCTAGCCTTGCCTCTTTCTCTCTTCTTTAGGCCTTCTGTCTTTTCTTTACAAGATGTGAAGATTCTGACTATATTCCTGCAGTGCCCACTTACTTACAGTACAAAATAGTCCAAACAAAGTCACTTTTTGCCCCTGCAGGAATATCTGGCTTTTCGAGAGGAGCGGAGCCGAATGCTGCTCTCCCGTAGAAACCAGCTGCTTCTGGAGTTCAGTTTCTGGAATGAACCTGTGCCACGAAAGGGACCGAACATCTATGAGCTACGTACCTACAGATTAAAGGTCAGATATCACAGGGAGTAGGATTATTTaagcattttttatagttttgtgacAACTTTGTTTATTGTATCTCACAGCCAGGAACAATGCTTGAATGGGGAAATAATTGGTAAGATGAAAAACCAAACTATATTATTTACATGCACTTTTAAATGCATGTCTTGCCTTTTTATCTAcaactcatttatttttttatcacattttattcTTCTGTTCAACACTTACTTTACATTAAAAATCTCTGTTGCCTCAGGGCTCGTGCAATTAAATATCGCCAGGAGAATCAGGAAGCCGTGGGTGGATTCTTCTCTCAGATAGGAGAGTTGTATGTGGTCCACCATTTGTGGGGTAAGTCAAGCAACATAGCACAGACCATCACTTTTTCCTCAGGGAAGGTTGCTGTGGCAGTTATACCATCTGAAGGCAATGTTACCTCTAAGTTGTGTACCTGTATGTCCAAAGAAGTAATGAGTATTAGTAGAAGTAAAATTTCCATTGAAAGTAATAAGTGGGAACATAACATGTGGGGTAAATCTGAATTCACAAAACTTCAACAGACAAataagagaaaatataaaaatgtgtaggTATGCTACCAAAGCTTTTGTCCATGAATATCTGTTCAATATTCCACAGAATTACTGCTGAGAGATCACTGAGGTAAAAGGCTGGCCAATGATTAGCAGATCAAATTAGGTTAACCATACAATcaaattattggaaaaaaaactaataaatgcAACTGAGTTATTCGGGTTAGTCCAATACAGGGCCACCAGCAGTAATTATAGAGCCCCGTACTACCAATTTAGCAGGGTCCACTGGGTAAAAAGTGGCCCCCTAATGAAGGGAAAAAACTCCTTGCCTGTGCTGATCCAACCTGAACACTCCCCAATTATACCTAAACCCAAAATACTTAA from Xenopus laevis strain J_2021 chromosome 1S, Xenopus_laevis_v10.1, whole genome shotgun sequence harbors:
- the nipsnap1.S gene encoding protein NipSnap homolog 1, which codes for MLTRVARISPLLQSSGPCSGYPSLLLCRYGSDSKDSSWLRSLFVRKVDPRKDAHSTLLSKKETSGLYKIQFHNVKPECLEEYNKLTEEVLPKLHHDPDYHCDLVGNWNTWYGEQDQAVHLWRFSGGYPALMDCMNKLRNNKEYLAFREERSRMLLSRRNQLLLEFSFWNEPVPRKGPNIYELRTYRLKPGTMLEWGNNWARAIKYRQENQEAVGGFFSQIGELYVVHHLWAYKDLQSREETRKSAWTKRGWDENVYYTVPLVRNMESRIMIPLKISPLQ